CTTTCTCGCTTTCCTCATGCACGTGTGCGATCGCGAGCAAGCTGCCACGCAGTATGCCTTGCTGTCTGCGTTGTTCGGGTTGACGCGTTCGGTGAGCGCGCCCTGCACGGGCTTCGGCGCGGCGCACTTCGGCTATGCGAGCTACTTCGCGCTCACGGGCGCGCTGGCGCTTCCGGCGTACGCGCTCCTCCCCTGGATCCGACCGTGGATCCACGACCGAACGCCGCATCGCGGCATCGCGGATGGGCCCCCTTGACTTAGCGAAAGCCTAGATTTTCCAATTATTTTCTTGACAACCTTTCCGACGCTGACTTACCCTCTTTTCTCAGTCGAAGATCGCCGAGTGCCGGGATGTGCCGTTGCTTGCCGCTCGCAGTGCCGTGAGTCGTTGCAGCTCGAAGACCGGTATCCCGCAAACCTTTCAAGGAGGGTTGAGTCATGAAGACAGTGCTGCGGAGCGCGGGGATCGCGCTACTCGCCATGGTGGTATGCGCACCGATCGCCGGCGCTGAGACCGCCAAGTGCCAGCGCGCGATCGCGAAGGAGAGCGCGAAATACCTGCAGGCCCGGATGAAGGCCCTCTCGAAGTGCAACGAAGGCGTCGTCAAGGCCGGCGCCGGGACGTGTCCGGATCAAAAAGCCACCGACTCCATCGCCAAGGCATCGGGCAAGCTCTCGGCGGGAATCGGCAAGGCGTGCGGCGGCGACGACAAGGTGTGCGGCGGCGTCGTCACGGGCGAGGACAGCCCCGCGTCGGTCGGGTGGCCGGCGCAGTGTCCGAACTTCGAGAAGAACACCTACAGTTGCAGCAACGCGATCACCGACTGTAGCGGCATCGCCACCTGCCTCGAGTGCATCGCCGGCGCCGCGAGCGATCAGGCGATGACGCTCTCGTTCGGCGACATCAACCTCCAGACCGCCGACAAGACCCTCAACAAGTGCCAGGTGACGATCGGCAAGGCGACCACCGCCTTCCTGAACTCGACGAGCAAGGCGCTCCAGAAGTGCTGGGACGCGCGCATCAACGGCAAGCACACGAACCAGTGCGACAATTCGAGCTCCGGCGACGGCAAGTTCGCCGCGGCGATCCAGAAGGCCAAGGACAAGCAGCTGGCGACCATCTGCAAGGCCTGCGGCGGCGACGACAAGGCCTGCGGCGGCGCCGCCGACCTGACCGCGGCCGCGATCGGCTTCCCCGCGGACTGCTCCTCTGTGACCCAGCCGCACGGCGGCACGGCATGCGGCGGCCCGATCTCCAGCGTGACCGACATCGTGAACTGCACGGCGTGCGCCGCGCGCTACAAGGCGGACTGCGTCGACAACGCCCAGGTGCCGCAGTACGAGACCTATCCGGCGGAGTGCACCGCGTGCGCCGCGCCGCCGGCGAGCGGCCCCTGCCCGACCGCGATCTCGTTTACCGCCGACGGCGACAACACCGACCTCGATACCGGCTTCACCGGCCTCGCCCACAACCAGACCATCCCGTCCAACAGCACCCTCACGCTCGCGGTGAGCAGCTGCGCCGGCGCGAGCGAGCCGAGCTGCGGTCTCTGCACGCTCAGCGGCCCGCTCGACAATGGCGGCGGACCGGGCGTCGACAACGAGCGGTGCGAGGACGCTCCGTGGAAGCGGTGCGACGTCGACGCCGACTGCACCTCGGCGACGGCCTGCGTCGGCGGCGCCAACAACGGCGCGCTCTGCGCCGGCGGCTCCGAATGCCCGGGCGGCTCGTGCGTCAACGCCGGCTTCATCGGCCCCTGCGTCCACTACTTCGGCGCCCCGTTGCCGCTGCGTCCCCCCGGCGGTCCATCGACGTGCGTGCTGAACAAGATCAACGGATCCGTCTCGGGCACGGTCGATTTCAGCGACGGCAGCACCACGTCGCTCGTCCCGCTCGCGTCCACCGTCCACGTATTCGGCAGCGACTTCGAGCCGTGCCCGCACTGCCGCGAGGACGGCAAGTGCAATTCCGGTCCGCGCGCCGAGCAGGCCTGCGTGGTGAGCGGCACGTCGCAGCGTTTCGGCACCGTGAGCCTGGATTGCCCGCCGAGCAACAACGTGGCGACGCTCCCCCTCAACCTGAACATCTCCACCGGTGGACAGACGAAGACCGTCGAGGCGGGCAACGCGAACTGCCGCGACATCGGCTACGGATCGCTGAAGTGCCTCTGCGACACGTGCAACAACTTGGCGCAGGGAGGCTGCTCGGTGAACGGCGACTGCCCCGTGAGCGGCGGCGGAGCTGGCATCTGCGGCGGCAAGCGCTGCATCGCCGGCCTCAAGGCGGGCGAGCCGTGCGGAACATGCATCGGCGGCGCGAACCACGGGGGCAACTGCACCAACGACTCCCTGTGTCCCGGCGGGGTTTGCAACAACCCGAGGACCTGCGTCGGCGGCGCCAACGACGGCGCGGCGTGCGCCACGAACTCCATGTGCCCCGGCGGCTCGTGTCCGCAAAACGAGTGTCCGGGGCTCGGCATCTGCATCGGCGGCGGCAACGATGGCGCGTCGTGCAGCGCGAGCTCCGAGTGCCCCGGCGGCTTCTGCACTCCGGGCACCTGCAGCGGCGGCGCCAACAACGGCGCTGGCTGCAGCACGAGCAGCATGTGTCCGGGCGGCTCTTGCGCGATGGGCTCGTGCACGCGCCCCGGCGAGGCGACCAAGCCCAATGTGTGCGTCGATGACACGTCGACGGCGGAGCAGGGCTGCATGCTCATTCCCGGCACCGACAACGAGGGAGAATGCGCCGACGCCCCCGTCGATCAGGTCTGCTCGATCCAGCAGTTCGTCGGGTGCACCAGTGACGACCACTGCAAGCCTCCGGCGTGTGCCGAGTGCGTCCCCGGCCAGTTCTGCATGACGCGATACCGTCCCTGCTTCATGGACCAGGGCGTGATCGGGAATACCGTCACCGTGACCGGCTCTCCCGATCCGGTCTGCAGCGGCCTGTCGAAACCGACGGTCGGCACCTTCTTCTGCGTCGCCCCGACCGGCTCGACGGCGGTCAACGCGGCCGGCGGTCTCCCCGCCCTCGGCCGGGTCCGGATTCCCGGGACGGTAGTGGTCAATCCCTGATTCCGTCGTGGCGAGAAGCCCCCGGGCCGGGTCCGGCCCGGGGGCTTCTCCACGGCCTGGGACTCCCATGTCAGTTCGCACATAAGTCCCCGACAACGCTGCGCGTTACCCCAGTTTTTTCTTGACTGTCTCGGGGCGCGCACACTACTCTGCTTGGAGAAGTCGCACCGGGTGCCGTGATCACGAAGATCCCCGGAATCGAGCCATCTCAATACCGTTCGGCCAACCGAAGGAGGAAAACCATGGGACGCAGCGTACGATTCTCGTCCGCGCTCGTCGCGGCAGTGATCGCGTTCGTCGTCGGGACGCCGACGGCGCACGCCGCCGATCTGGGCAAGCCCCGGTACCAATGCCAGGCGGCCATCGCGAAGGAAGCCGGCAAGTTCGTCAACGGCAAGTTCAAGCTCATCCAGAAGTGCCGGGACGCCAATCTCGCCGCGGTGGGCTCGTGTAGCGGCCCCGATCCCGGGGCGCTGCAGAAGCTCGCCGACAAGCTGAATGCCGGACTCGCGAAGAAGTGCAGCTTCAGCCCGGGTACCGACGACGACAATCTCGCGGTGATCGGCTTCCCCGGCCCGTGCCCGGACCCGGACTCGGGCAACGGCTTCACGCTCTCGGATCTGCAGGCCTGCATCAAGGACAGCCACGACCGCATCCTCCAGGGCGTCTGCGACGGCGGTACCAACGACGGCGAGGCGTGCTCGGTCCTGGGCGATTGTCCCGACAGCGGCCCCGGCACCTCCTGCCGCAGCATCCTCGGCCTCGTCTACGACGCGAACCCGCCGCCGCCGCCCCTCACGGGCACGTTGCTGTCGTGCCAGAAGGAGGTCTCGAAGCAGGGCGTCGGCGTCGTCAAGGCGCTGATGGGCAGCATCCAGAAGTGCCGGAACGGACTCCTCAACTGCAAGACCGACCAGAACACGAACGTCACGACCTGCAAGCTGAGCGGCTTCGCGGGCGCGACCTGTGCCACGAGCGATCCGAAGACGGCCACCGCGGTCACCAAGGCGAAAACCAAGGCCATCGACGCGATCACGGCCAAGTGCTCGGCGGGCGATGCGACCGCGCTCAAGCTCTGCGAGCCCGATCAGGTCACGGGCGCCGCGGCCGGCACGTGCATAGCGCTGGCGATCCAAGCACTCGTCGACAACCCCGATACCGCTCAGATGAGCGATCTCCTCGACTACGAGTACGCGACGCCCGGCACCTGCGGCGACAACCGCAAGAACCGGCCGAACGAGGAGTGCGACGGCTCGGACGACGTGGCGTGTCCCGGGCAGTGCGGTGCGGCCCTCGGCCTCTTCCCCTGCCTCTGTCTGGACGTTCCGCGTTCGCGCATCGTCGAGCACGGGAACGCCGACCTCGACAACGGCTGGACCGGCCAGAGCCACGACTCCGGCATCGTCGAGGGCGGTGGCTATGTCACCGACCTCTGGGACTGTGATGGCCCTCTCGGCCCCGACACCATCTGCGCCACCGGTCCAAGCTGTTCGGATCCGCCGCACCAATCGTGTTCGCCCGGTCCGAACCAGATCGTGGATGCGGATGACCTCTGCCCCGGCGCTCTCAACGACTGCCGCATGACCGCCGGCGGATCGCAGGGCCCGCACTGCCTGCTCAATCCCAAGAAGCGCTGCCGGCCGGATCAGAACGACTGCCCGGATTTCGGTGACTCGTGCGTCACCACACCCCACGGCGCTCCTCTCCCGCTCGTGTCGGGCGGCGTCGCGACCTGCGTCGTCAACGTCTTCACCGAGGACGTGGTCGGCACGACCGACCTCGCGACCGGCGCCGGCGCGATCCGGCTGCGCCAGAACTCCTCGGTGTACAGCGGCGGCGCAACCGAGCAGCCGTGCCCGGTCTGCGGCGGGTTCTGCTCCGGCGCGGGCGGCAGCGTCGGCCCGAACACGCGCAACCTCTGTACCACGAACGCCGATTGCAACGTGGGCTCGTACTGCGTGACCGACAACGTCTGCAGCTGGGGCCCGGACATCGACAAGCCGTGCCGTCCGAGCACCCCGTTCGGCGGTCCGACGCAGTACTTCGGAAACCCGAGCGCCGACTGCCGCATGCAGGGCAGCCTGCTCGGCACGATCGACATTCTGTTCAATCCGGCCAGCACCTCGACCGTGACCAAGACCGCGAACATCCTCTGCAACACGCCAGGGTTCAACAACAAGGTGTGCGCGGGCGGGCCGAACCAGCACCACGCCTGCACCGTCGACTCCGAGTGTCCGAGCGGCACCTGCAACCACCAGTGCTTCTGCCCGAACGTCGGAGCCGAGATCGGCCAGAAGCCGAACGCCTGCTTGGCAGCCTGCCTCGGCGGCGCCAACGACGGCACGCCGTGCAGCGACGACTCGGAGTGCGACCCGCCGAACGGCTTCTGCCACGCGGCGGACTGCCGGGAGAACCCGAGCGACACCGACTCGGCCCAGGAAGGCCTCTGCTCCGTCAGCCCGGTCACCAAAGTGTGCTCGGCGCATCCCTTCATCGGGTGTCTCGACGAAAGCTTCTGTCGGCCGCCGACGTGCTCGTACTGCGAGCCGGACGAGACCTGCGACCTCGTCGCGCGCGAGTGTTTCGTGAACCCGACGATCGTCCGGGAAGGCTTCCCCGGCGTTCCGGACCGCACCACGGCGGCGACGTTCTGCATCACGCAGACGACCGCCCCGGCAGTGAACTCCGTGGCCGGCCTCTCGGGTCCGGGTGCGATCACCAACCCGACGACGGTGACCAACACGGGCTTCTGACCGCCACGGTCACATAGCCCGCAGCATCACGAGGGGCCGGGAGCCGCGAGGCTTCCGGCCCCTCGTGTTTCCAAGTCGTATTGATTCCGCAAATGACCGTTGCTAATCCCCGCGTTCCGCCGAACTCCAAGGAGGCCATCCTTCCATGATCGATCGTCCCATGTGGCGCCCCCTCGTCGCCGCAGCCGCCGTCGCGCTCTCGATGACGCTGGCACCGTCCGCCGGCTTCGGGTTCCCCCAGAGCACGGAGACCTCCGGCGAGATCACGCCCAACCTCACCGGCACGTGGCTCGTGGTGAACCGCCTCGAGTTCTCGAAGAACACGTCCACCTCGGACCGGCCCGGGGCGACCCCGACTCCCGGGCTCGACCCCAAGGACATCCGCCCGTTCACCGTCGGGTACCTCTTCACGATCGAGCACGTCCCGACCTCGGTCGCCCAGAAGCGGCGCGACGCCGAGAAGGCGAAGAAGCAGGAGGCCGTCGACAAGGCGACGAAGATCCTCGCCGAGGAGCAACTGAAGGCCGCGAAGGATCCGAAGCCGGCGCCGAGCGGCGCGCTGCCGGTCGAGCCGAAGGTGCTGTCGTACGGCATTCCCAAGGCCCCCGACAGCGCCGTCGACCAGCACGACGAGGTGAGCGTGAAGCTCCTCGACGTCGATCTCCCGAAGGCGGTGCAGGCGGAGATCGACGCCAAGAACAAGGCCGAGGAGGTCTGGGAGCCGTCCCAGAAGGATCTCGCCCTCCTCAAGTCCTCCTGGAAGACGCTGAAGCCGCGGCAGAACAGCGAGTACTCGCGCATCCAGTGGAAGGTCATGGAGCAGAAGTACCTCGAAGGCGGCATGCTGCAGGACGAGAAGACCAAGAACGCCAAGTTCGTGATCTCCGGAGACGCGACGCTGATCGGGACGCCCGGCCAGCCGAACCGCAACATCCTCGTCTACGGCGCCGACAAGGTGAGCGACACCGTCCTCGAAGGCGGCCACGTGCGGGCGATCATGACGTCCGCGCCGTTCCCGATCCCGATCGACATGAAGGGCCGGTTCAAGATGTATCGCCTGACCGACGTCCCGAAGGCGCAACCGAAGGACAAATGACCCGTCGCGGGCTCTGGCGGAGGGCCGTGCTCGTCGCGGCCATCCTCGCCGCGGCGTGCAACCCGCGCCCGAGCGAGACGGCGAAGCCGGGAGCGCCTGCCCCGTCCGCCAAGCCCGAAGAGGTCGCGCGGCGCATCGAGGAATACTTCACGAAGAGCGTCACGCCCGGCATCACCCTGAAGGTGGCGGGCATCGTCTCCTCAGAGGTGCCCGGATGGAACAAGGGCACGCTCGACGTCGACACGAACGGAGCCAAGCAGTCGATCCCGTTCCTCGTCTCGCCCGACGGCAGGTATTTCATCAGCGGCGAGGTCACCGACCTCACCGTCGATCCGCTGCAGGCGACGCTCGCGAAGATCGACCTCGAGGGCCGGCCGTTTCGCGGGCCCGCCGACGCCAAGGTCACCATCGTCGAGTTCTCCGACTTCCAGTGTCCGTTCTGCGCGCGCGGCTACCAGATCCTCGAGGAGCAGGTCATGCCGGAGTACGAAGGCAAGGTCCGGCTCTTCTTCAAGCACCTCCCCTTGAAGAGCATCCATCCGTGGGCCGAAGGGGCCGCGCTCGCCGCCGAGTGCGCCGCGGATCAGGGCGCCGAAGGCTTCTGGAAGATGTACCACGCGCTCTTCAAGGCGCAGCGCGACCTGAACCTGGACAACCTGAAGGCCGAGATCACGGGCTTCGCCAAGAGCGCCGGGCTCGACGGGGCGGTGTTCGCCGAGTGCTACGATCGCAAGAAGACGCTCGCGCGCATCGAGAAGGACCTCGCGGAAGCCGCCGCGGTCGGCGCCAACTCGACCCCCACCTTCTTCATCAACGGGCGGCGGCTCGAAGGCGCCCAGCCGCTCGAGAACTTCAAGGCGATCATCGACGAGGAGCTCGGCTGAGACCCGTCAGCGCGCGGATCGGCCGCCCGAACCGGCCCTCCGCGCCGACGACACCACGCGTCGTGCGCGGCGCGTCGGCGGCGGCGACATCACCTTCCGTAACAGACGCCCCATCACGAACCGTCGCTTGACACGAATCGCGGCCCGTTGGTACCCGTAACATTGTCGTACCGAACCGGTATGTCATGCGCGAATCGAGCGATAGACCAGCCGTTCGACGCGTGCCCGCGCTGGAACAACGAAAGGGGATCGTATGTACTCTCGGCTCGCCCACACGTCTTTCGGAGCGCTCGTCGCGCTCTTGTGCATCTGTAGTTTCGCCGGCTCCGCTCGCGCCGACGCGAAGAGCGCCGCCAAGTGCTCCGCGGCGATCATCAAGGCGGGGTCCGGGCTCCTCCAGTCCGAGGCGAAGATCCTCCAGAAGTGCCGAGACGCGATCGTAAAGGGTAAGGCCTGCGACCAGGTGAAGACGCAGGCGAGCATCGACAAGGCGCGCGCCAAGCTTTCCTCGTCGATCACCAAGGCCTGCGGCGGCAAGGACAAGGTCTGCGACACCGCCGACGCCGACGGCAGCCAGCCGACGCTCGACGAGTACGGGTGGAACATCACCAACTGCCCGGGCTTCGAGGGCGCCTGCACGAACGCGATCACCGACTGCGACGACATCCCCGCCTGCATCCAGTGCATCGGCGAGGCGAGCGTGACCCAGGCGATGGATCTGTACTACCCGCCGAACCGTCCCTCGAGCGTCGGCAACAAGACCCTCAACAAGTGCCAGGCGACCCTCGGCAAGGCGGCGCTCACGTTCTTCAACGCCAAGTCGAAAGCGCTCGCCAAGTGCTGGGGCACCAAGGTCAAGAAGACCGCCAACTGCCCGGCCGACGCCCAGGCCAAGATCGACGCCGCGCGGGCCAAGCTCGACAAGGCGCTCGCGAAGGCGTGCGTCGGCTTGGACAACTCGACCGTCGGCCTCCCCGCGGGCTGCCTCGCGGTCGCGTCGTGCGGCGCTCCGGTGAGCTCGCTGATCGACGTCGGCAACTGCACCGAGTGCGTGACCGAGTTCAAGGTGGATTGCCCGGATCGCGCGTCGTCGGTCAGCGTCGGCGCGCCCTACCCGGCCGAGTGCCTGGTGATCCCGCCGACGCCGACGCCGACCGCGACGGTGACGCAGCTCCCGGCGACCGCGACCCCGACCGTTTCCCCGACCCCGAGCGCCACCCCGACCCAGAGCGTGCTCTGCGGGAACGGCCAGCTCGACGTTGGTGAGCAGTGCGATCCGACGTCGGCCACGACCGCGTGCAGCAACGTGAACCCGGCCGACTACCCGTGCAGCGCCGTCACCTGCACCTGCGCCTGCCCGACCAAGGTGACGTTCGCGGGCGACGCGACCGACCCCAAGAGCATCCTCGACACCGGCTGGACGGGCATCTCGCACCGCGCCCCGATCATTTCGGACGGCGACGTCACGGTGGCGCTGTCGTGCAGCGGCAACGGCCGCCCCTGCGGCGTCTGCACCATCTCGGGACCGATCGCGAACACGGAGAGCGGCCAGATCGCCAACCAGCGCTGCAGCAACAACCAGGCGATCAGTTGCACGAGCGACGCGACGTGCATCGCGCGAACCTGCCTCGGCGGCTCCAACGAC
This genomic stretch from Deltaproteobacteria bacterium harbors:
- a CDS encoding thioredoxin domain-containing protein; translated protein: MTRRGLWRRAVLVAAILAAACNPRPSETAKPGAPAPSAKPEEVARRIEEYFTKSVTPGITLKVAGIVSSEVPGWNKGTLDVDTNGAKQSIPFLVSPDGRYFISGEVTDLTVDPLQATLAKIDLEGRPFRGPADAKVTIVEFSDFQCPFCARGYQILEEQVMPEYEGKVRLFFKHLPLKSIHPWAEGAALAAECAADQGAEGFWKMYHALFKAQRDLNLDNLKAEITGFAKSAGLDGAVFAECYDRKKTLARIEKDLAEAAAVGANSTPTFFINGRRLEGAQPLENFKAIIDEELG